The sequence GTTATgtaaaatgaaatgaaatttcaaatttatatatGCATGAAGATGTTACGACTAAATTGACAAATACACCCACCCCCTTATGTAAGACCCAGGATATTTACAAAGTGGCAAAGTGCAATGGAAACCAGCATATTACATTACTATATACTCATGCTTTTGTGATTTTGCAGGTCCTGCAATATCTAATTTGTATCTGTAAGCAAACCGAGTATACATCAGCAACGGAAAATGTTTGCTAATTTGCATCTGTGTGCGAAATGACTAGCATACAtcagaataaaagaaaatgcaaaagtGCCATAAATGGTGCAGTTCATCATAAAATGGCTTGTCTAGGTAATGTGATTCAGTAGCTGCCACCCTGCCAGCCAAAAACGGATAAATGCATGAAGATGCCCTGCCTGTCTGAATCTTCACGATTGTAGTACTTACAAAACTAAAATCAACATATCAGAAGTATATGTGGTCATGGCAATTTTTTCGAAACTCACATTTTGGAGTATATTGTAAAGCTAAAGATGGTGCCATATAAGCAGAGGTTTTGACACCGTTCCTGAATGCATACAGAAGTACAAAGAACCAGGTTAACAGACACAAAATGCAACTCGTGTTCATATCAGTTTCAAAAAGCTCCACTGAGATAGACGAAGACATCAAAAAAGAGATTAATGATCATGTATTAGGAAGACGAAGACATCAAAAAAAGAGATTAATGATCATGTATTAGGATTTAGGATGAGATGATAGCCCAACAGAATGATGTCAAACTAAAAGCTTAGGAGTTCAGGCAAAAGGTTAACTTCCTTCCACAGTTAGGTCCCACTCACGTCTGATCCAATCTTAGGAGAAGGTAGTTGCTCTTCACTTCCACCTGCTTCAGCTGTGTTATCATCAGGTGGAGGGGGGGCTTGCTCTCCAGTCTCGCTGTTTTCAGGGTGAAAATTGATGAGGAACTTTGTCACTCTAGGTTTGTCTGTTAGTATGTTTCTTTGTATCTTGTCAATTAAAACCGTTTGGGGAGGTTGTTCTCTCAGATTCTCATCAGTGTACTCGTTGTTCACAAAGTAGCCAATTCGTAGAAATTCTTGATCTACATAGGAACTGGTCAACATGAGCACAGTGACACCAAGTATATCTTCAGCAGGAATTCTGGCAGGATCTGGAGGGTCTGCCTAGTATTAGAACCAGGAAAACATTACACATCCAATCAGCAGAAAGGCAATAGACCTTGTAAAATTTAATTTACTTGTCAAGCCATGATATGATACCTGCAATAAAAAGCGGTAACTTCCAAGATTGACAGGGCCAACAAACACATCTTCTAGTTGTTGGTCATATGTCTCGTCGTCAGCAGATCCAACATAGGTGAGTTTCCATTCCAAATCTGCATGCAAATTAAGGCAAAAAGAAAATAGTAAAGCTGTTAAATTTACCGACTTTTAAATAGTGGAATACTTATTCGAAAAGAAAAGAGCAACACTCTTAGCTGCTTAAATTTTGAAAACAGTCGAGAATAGCATCctgcagaaaaaaaaaaaggccaaCTTGGTGGGGGCATTTCTGTGCGATTGTCAAAGAATGGACCTACGTATCCTAACTGGGAAAGGATTTACAGTGCAAAGATGATTCTCTAGTATTTCAATCCCaaaaagagaaaatgatcaaaaagcaCTACATTATTTTAGCAAGTCACCGTTAAGGATTACACAAGTACCCCCTAAATTCACTGTGTGGTTCTTGGATCAAGCAGAACTCATTTTGTGCCATACCACATGAAAGGAACAATCTGATTTCCAAGGTAAGGTACGCATGTGAAATAAAAACTCCATAATAGCTAGACTCTTTTCCTCAAAACAATCTTTTATATGTCATAAGTAAAGAGTCCTTAAAGAAGAACAATGAATAATGATCCTTCTCTAATTCTCTTAAGTCACAAAAGTATTAATATTGTCAACAAAGAAAACCTCACCTCCAGAAAATTTACAATCAGGGAGCAGTTCGAGCAGATTAGAAGGTTCACTAACAATTGCTAAACTATCAAGTACATTTCCTTCCAAAGCCAACTACCTAAAGAGACCTGAATAGTTAAGACACATGAGCAAGGAGGATAATAGAGAGATAAGTTCATTAATCCTATGTTTTACCCTGCAGGAATGAAAGAGGAGTATTGGATATTATCACAGTAGCAGATGTCACATAGTACTAATTATTTTGTCATGAGTTTTTTCAGCAATAGTAGTGTATATCTTTAACATTCTTAATGTGAAATCTGAACTATAGAGTTGGGCTGTATTCAGGCTAGTGCTGGAACTAACACTGAACTACTATCCTCACCTTAAACCAATTTCAATGCTTTCGGTATTACATGTAAATGGTCTAAATTGGATCAACAAAATAGCAATATGGAGTAAGTGCAAACAAAAGAAAGTGCAGAGGCACGCAAGAAGCTGTGTATTCTTCAGAAGTCCAAATGTGGACAATATGCTACAATAGATTACTTTGATAACTGAACTACACAGAAAACTTCCAGTTACTGATTTATTCAGCCACCGTAAGGATGCATGGAAAGTGAGGCATAGGATTATGGTCCAaccttatgaaaaatagaagagtAAACATCTGCTGAAATCCTGTAattcattttatatctatttcacTAATTATTTAGTATGTATGTTTGGTAGGATTCATGAAACTGGCCAGGACCATTAGGAAATCTATAGCATGTCGTAGAGGCGGATCCATGATTTAAACTTGATACGTTAGACCTTCAAGGTTTCTTCGAACTTAACTCATTGTACTTCTAAACTATGAGTTGGGTTCAAATCTATTTTGGTGAGATATTAGTAAGTTTTCTATGTGAGTTGGCGATCGAAAAACTGTGTTAAGATGAAACTGTTGTCTAAGAGCTGCATTGACCACTGGCACGTGTTTTCCTCTATCCAACTGGTTACTGATTAATAACCTGAAGAAAATACTTGCATCATGCCCAATTCCGTTCCACGAGTAATGCTAAGTTTCCTCAGACACTCCTAATTTTTTACTGATTGCGGAGCTAATTGTTCCATAGACCCTACATATTTTATGAGTATCTGTGGGTTTAATTTTCCAACTGTTTCATCTGCATTTATTTGGAACATTCGCAAGTATCCTGCAGTTCTTCGCATGCTATCAGTGTGTATATCCACATGACTAATCAATCAGTAACAATGACTGAGAGAAACCACACTATACTGTGAAGAATCCTACTTCACGAAAATGTACCAAATTGACATAGGGTTAGGTTCTATCCTATCATGGACTAAGATTCCGTAAAGCACCAAAGATTGGCCCTCGCTTCAAACACAAACCACTTTTCGCTGCATACGACACTTGACAATGTTTACCCTTCACGAAACAAAACTTGACCTCCATTACACGATTTTACAAATAGCCATGACATATGAAAACCACTAGCTTAATTAAAGTTATCTCAGAATAccagaaaaataaatatattggaCATTTGATCTTTTCGCTGAGATAAAGGCATAAATCATTGATATAAGTCTGAAATTCTTCTAAGTACTCGTAGTAATTATATATCAGGAATCCTTTACAAGCTCTccattaaagaaaattaaagcaGTATAGGCACATTAACCATTTCATCATATCGAGTTTTGGAAtagtagaaaaaacaaaaatttcagATTTATAAACCTAATCATTCTCGATGTGGAAATTCCGTTAGATTCCAGAGGAAAACAACTGATCTCTCACAATTATCAAGTGAGTCAATAACATTGTAACAAAATTGAGAGCCAAATGATGTCTCCTTTCTATGAAATAACAAGAAAATTTCTCCAATAAATTTGGAAGGACAGGAAAACAGTCTTCTAGCAAATTTCTCCACAAGCAGCTTAAATGTCCatgaaacaactaaaataacagCCACAACAAATTGAACTGAAAAACATTTCATATCGACTTTTGGAATAGTATAAAAAACAGATATCTCGAATGTGCAAATCTTAAGTCCTCCATTCTCGCTGTGAAAAATCCATTATTTTACAGAAAAACAACTGATCTCTAACAATTGTCAACTGAATCAATACAAATTTGAGAGTCAAATTTCTGAATAACAATACTATGTCTTCAAAATGATACAACGAAGCAAAAACAATTGAATTATAACACACTATAGGCACGATAACCATTTCATATAGACTTTTGAAACAGTAGAGAAACAGAAATCTCgaatttataaatctaaagtcCTCCATTCTTGCTGTGAAAAATCCGTTAGATAACTGAGAAAAACAACTGATCTCCCACAATTATAAATTGAGTCGATAGCATTGTACAAAATCGACTCAAATTTCTGAATACAGAAACCAATAACTAGGTCATCTATACGATGCATTAATGAAGCAAAAACGATTAAATTAGAGCACAAAaggatttacaaaaaaaaaaaatccaatagaTTATAAACAATTGATTTATCATCAATTATCAACTACTCGAAGACATTCTAAACCACTTCTGGATAAAATTTATcagtaaataaaacctaaacaGGTCTCAAAGacatataattaagaaaaatcaTATAGATGAATTACGATAATATTCAACAGAAATACTCACCTTCTTTGAGAGGATCGATGCAGTTGTAAGTGATTTCAAACTTGAAAGGCGAAAGGAATGGTGATGGATT comes from Capsicum annuum cultivar UCD-10X-F1 chromosome 2, UCD10Xv1.1, whole genome shotgun sequence and encodes:
- the LOC107857811 gene encoding histone chaperone ASF1B; this encodes MSAVNVTNINVLDNPSPFLSPFKFEITYNCIDPLKEDLEWKLTYVGSADDETYDQQLEDVFVGPVNLGSYRFLLQADPPDPARIPAEDILGVTVLMLTSSYVDQEFLRIGYFVNNEYTDENLREQPPQTVLIDKIQRNILTDKPRVTKFLINFHPENSETGEQAPPPPDDNTAEAGGSEEQLPSPKIGSDVSGT